The following coding sequences are from one Holophagales bacterium window:
- a CDS encoding SPOR domain-containing protein, which translates to MSGEDLTASRVRRMLPSVSEVLKELTARAPIEPEIAFRAAREICAEELKRIRDAGGESIPLEDLVQRAFLRATGADANTPPAPAPPSPFVAPPPPIPGPVAHAPVPEAPQDVEDPFSETTGAMDLRWDRDAREPFTESAVPGAPLTSGLPEAFQPTEVVPPISFAVETEPYREERPEMPVPFALPAEDAQGSTGQEPAPASMVDAMMEPEPEPEPAMPAFSTIEGGAQDGPGNETLARLSREAKAIDLNAVFPKGPVPGAVPFALPPTEPEESRAESQEPKPFEDDEDTVLTIPRTGRSGRREDGGGLRVGLVLGIVAGLVALAGLGYLLVGLWVERDATPPPVAEATSSPVPGPAGPFVGVAGGSEAPAASPVVEGAVPATTEPAVPSAPADPTGTGAAAGGAVFATPSPSPASAVVPTVVPVPVARIAPTPVQGVAPAPAPVSTAPIPPASAAARQSRDGLVVTKDRAGQPQVFSIHFTSYRDRASAERDLKRVQGLVGREGYVAEVDLGEKGVWQRVMIGAFATAQDAKAVREELVAKGTRDMGWVYRVVGPEGSQRR; encoded by the coding sequence ATGAGCGGAGAAGACCTCACCGCCTCGCGCGTGAGGCGCATGCTGCCGTCGGTCTCCGAGGTCCTGAAGGAGCTGACGGCCCGTGCGCCGATCGAGCCGGAGATCGCCTTCCGCGCGGCCCGGGAGATCTGCGCCGAGGAGCTGAAGCGGATCCGGGACGCGGGAGGCGAGAGCATTCCGCTGGAGGACCTCGTCCAGCGCGCCTTCCTTCGGGCGACGGGCGCCGACGCGAACACCCCCCCGGCCCCGGCGCCGCCGTCCCCGTTCGTAGCCCCGCCTCCTCCGATCCCCGGGCCGGTGGCCCACGCGCCGGTCCCGGAGGCCCCGCAGGACGTGGAGGACCCCTTCAGCGAGACGACGGGCGCCATGGACCTGCGCTGGGATCGCGACGCGCGAGAGCCTTTCACCGAGTCGGCGGTCCCCGGCGCGCCCCTCACGAGCGGGCTTCCTGAAGCATTCCAGCCGACCGAAGTGGTCCCGCCGATCTCCTTCGCGGTCGAAACGGAGCCGTATCGGGAGGAGCGCCCGGAGATGCCGGTCCCGTTCGCGCTGCCCGCCGAAGACGCCCAGGGATCCACCGGACAGGAACCGGCGCCGGCGTCGATGGTGGACGCGATGATGGAGCCGGAGCCGGAGCCGGAGCCGGCGATGCCGGCGTTTTCCACCATAGAAGGCGGCGCCCAGGACGGTCCCGGAAACGAGACCCTCGCGCGCCTGTCGCGGGAGGCGAAGGCGATCGACCTCAATGCCGTATTCCCGAAAGGCCCCGTACCCGGCGCCGTCCCGTTCGCCCTTCCGCCGACGGAGCCGGAAGAGAGCCGGGCGGAAAGCCAGGAGCCGAAGCCATTCGAGGACGACGAAGACACCGTTCTGACGATTCCGCGCACGGGCCGGTCCGGCCGGCGCGAGGATGGGGGCGGGCTGCGCGTCGGGCTCGTCCTCGGGATCGTCGCGGGTCTCGTCGCGCTGGCCGGCCTCGGCTACCTCCTCGTCGGGCTCTGGGTCGAGAGGGACGCGACGCCGCCGCCGGTGGCGGAGGCGACCTCGTCGCCCGTTCCCGGGCCGGCAGGGCCGTTCGTCGGGGTGGCCGGCGGGAGCGAAGCGCCCGCCGCCTCTCCCGTCGTCGAGGGGGCGGTCCCCGCCACGACCGAGCCTGCTGTTCCCTCTGCCCCTGCGGACCCGACGGGAACGGGTGCCGCTGCGGGGGGAGCGGTCTTCGCGACGCCGAGCCCCTCACCCGCGTCGGCGGTCGTGCCGACCGTCGTCCCCGTCCCGGTCGCGCGGATCGCCCCGACCCCCGTCCAGGGTGTCGCTCCCGCCCCGGCTCCGGTCTCGACTGCTCCGATCCCGCCGGCGTCCGCGGCGGCTCGACAGAGCCGGGACGGGCTCGTCGTGACGAAGGACCGGGCCGGGCAGCCGCAGGTCTTCTCGATCCACTTCACCTCGTACAGGGACCGTGCGTCCGCGGAGCGCGACCTGAAGCGAGTCCAGGGCCTCGTCGGGCGCGAGGGCTACGTCGCCGAGGTCGACCTCGGAGAGAAGGGCGTGTGGCAGAGGGTCATGATCGGCGCCTTCGCGACGGCCCAGGACGCCAAGGCGGTGCGCGAGGAGCTCGTGGCGAAGGGGACGCGCGACATGGGATGGGTCTATCGGGTGGTCGGGCCCGAAGGTTCCCAGCGCCGCTGA
- a CDS encoding rod shape-determining protein, with the protein MSGKKDVFHVGIDLGTSRSAIAASNGEHHVVESYVGWPVDMVARKVVKKAVLFGHEALENRPMLDLHRPLERGLIKEGSPKAEAAVRELLAHLIERAGGAGKTVHAVVGVPAEAMRVSRQHLRNAVKGVADSLLLVSEPFAVAYGMDALLHTMIIDIGAGTSDFCVMNGRYPTDDDQRTLTHAGDSVDEQLVLQIRARHPEANFSIHMVRDWKEKHSFVGEPKGPVVVEAPVRGKPTSLEITAEMRKACESLVGPLSETMLDLLSRVDPEYQQRVRNNIVLAGGGSQIPGLAAALERTLEDVGGGKVRAVEDPVFAGANGSLAIAADAPEGDWERLAG; encoded by the coding sequence ATGAGCGGGAAGAAGGACGTCTTCCACGTCGGGATCGACCTCGGCACGTCGCGCAGCGCGATCGCCGCCTCGAACGGGGAGCACCACGTGGTGGAGAGCTACGTCGGCTGGCCGGTGGACATGGTCGCGCGAAAGGTCGTCAAGAAGGCGGTCCTCTTCGGGCACGAGGCTCTCGAGAACCGGCCGATGCTCGACCTCCACCGCCCGCTGGAGCGGGGCCTCATCAAGGAAGGCTCCCCCAAGGCCGAGGCGGCCGTGCGGGAGCTCCTCGCACACCTCATCGAGAGGGCGGGCGGGGCCGGCAAGACCGTCCACGCGGTCGTCGGGGTCCCGGCCGAGGCGATGCGCGTCTCGCGGCAGCACCTTCGCAACGCCGTGAAGGGGGTGGCCGACAGCCTGCTCCTCGTCTCGGAGCCCTTCGCCGTGGCCTACGGAATGGACGCGCTGCTGCACACGATGATCATCGACATCGGCGCCGGGACGAGCGACTTCTGCGTGATGAACGGCCGCTACCCGACCGACGACGACCAGCGGACCCTCACCCACGCCGGCGACTCGGTCGACGAGCAGCTCGTCCTCCAGATCCGCGCCCGCCACCCCGAGGCGAATTTCTCGATCCACATGGTGCGCGACTGGAAGGAGAAGCACAGCTTCGTCGGCGAGCCGAAGGGGCCCGTCGTCGTCGAGGCGCCGGTCCGCGGAAAGCCGACGAGCCTCGAGATCACGGCCGAGATGAGGAAGGCGTGCGAGAGCCTCGTGGGGCCGCTCTCGGAGACGATGCTCGACCTCCTTTCGCGCGTCGACCCGGAGTACCAGCAGCGCGTGAGGAACAACATCGTTCTCGCCGGGGGCGGGTCGCAGATCCCCGGGCTCGCCGCGGCCCTCGAGCGGACGCTCGAGGACGTGGGGGGCGGAAAGGTCCGGGCCGTGGAAGACCCGGTCTTCGCCGGCGCCAACGGGTCCCTGGCCATCGCGGCGGACGCCCCCGAGGGCGACTGGGAGCGCCTCGCGGGATGA
- a CDS encoding N-acetylmuramoyl-L-alanine amidase, whose translation MRRVDSLKRQMLRDAVRENLEVIEGRAPAGLRRGGRWARAGVRAVALVGVPLALFASINAFSGGGASSPEVVVVPQRTIVPSPAEPGLEAVSWPAPKSIDPTLFHLDVKTIVLDAGHGGTDPGALTADGLPEKEIALDVAERLRGKLGGGLFRVVMTREGDETVSLRERARRARDAGGDVLVSIHLNSIPRAGEGGIETYFLGPTDDPVIRQLASTENRSSGYSLSDFRGLLEGVYVDVRQAESRKLAESVQGELVASLRKISPGVGDRGVKSAPFVVLIASEMPGILAEVSCVSHAEEARLLRDEAFRETIADALARGVRAWADARNLAGAGRSGNG comes from the coding sequence ATGCGACGTGTCGACAGCCTGAAGCGCCAGATGCTGCGCGACGCCGTCCGGGAGAACCTGGAGGTGATCGAGGGCCGTGCCCCGGCGGGCCTTCGCAGGGGGGGGCGGTGGGCGCGGGCCGGCGTTCGCGCCGTGGCGCTGGTGGGAGTCCCCCTCGCCCTGTTCGCCTCGATCAACGCCTTCTCCGGTGGAGGGGCCTCCTCGCCGGAGGTCGTCGTCGTCCCGCAGCGGACGATCGTCCCGTCTCCGGCGGAACCCGGCCTGGAAGCCGTCTCCTGGCCCGCACCGAAGTCGATCGACCCGACGCTCTTCCACCTCGACGTGAAGACGATCGTCCTCGATGCCGGGCACGGCGGGACGGACCCCGGCGCCTTGACCGCCGACGGCCTGCCCGAGAAGGAGATCGCACTCGACGTCGCCGAGCGGTTGCGGGGCAAGCTGGGCGGCGGCCTGTTCCGCGTCGTCATGACGCGGGAGGGCGACGAGACCGTCTCGCTCCGGGAGCGCGCCCGGCGGGCCCGGGACGCGGGGGGGGACGTGCTCGTCTCGATCCACCTGAACTCGATCCCGCGCGCCGGCGAGGGCGGCATCGAGACGTACTTCCTCGGCCCGACCGACGACCCGGTGATCCGGCAGCTCGCGAGTACCGAGAATCGCTCGTCGGGCTATTCTCTTTCCGATTTCAGGGGACTTCTGGAAGGGGTCTACGTGGACGTGCGCCAGGCGGAGTCGAGAAAGCTCGCGGAGTCGGTCCAGGGCGAGCTGGTCGCCTCGCTCCGGAAGATCTCACCCGGGGTCGGGGACCGGGGCGTCAAGAGCGCCCCGTTCGTCGTCCTCATCGCTTCCGAGATGCCGGGAATCCTCGCGGAGGTCTCCTGCGTCTCGCACGCGGAGGAGGCGCGCCTCCTGCGGGACGAGGCGTTCCGGGAGACCATTGCCGATGCGCTCGCGCGGGGGGTGCGCGCCTGGGCGGACGCACGAAACCTCGCGGGAGCGGGAAGGAGCGGGAACGGATGA
- a CDS encoding cyclase family protein: MPRLIDLSPPLSSRLAVWPGDVAFSRAVTSHPDGTTFSSIATTLHVGSHADAPLHMVPGAPSIDAVALETWIGPCQVVEARVGPRGRVRLEDLAAPPAAPRLLVKTGTFPDRERFSGDFAGLAASLAGELADRGVVLVGIDTPSVDPCEDETFEAHRALVGAGIAWLEGLVLAHVSPGLYDLVALPLRIEGGDGSPVRAVLVAP; this comes from the coding sequence ATGCCGCGCCTGATCGACCTCTCGCCGCCGCTCTCGTCGCGCCTCGCCGTCTGGCCGGGGGACGTGGCGTTCTCGAGGGCCGTGACGTCTCACCCGGACGGGACGACGTTCTCCTCGATCGCCACGACGCTCCACGTCGGCTCCCACGCCGACGCCCCGCTCCACATGGTGCCCGGGGCGCCGTCGATCGACGCGGTCGCGCTCGAGACCTGGATCGGCCCGTGCCAGGTCGTCGAGGCGCGCGTCGGGCCGCGAGGGCGCGTCCGTCTCGAAGACCTCGCCGCGCCTCCGGCGGCGCCGCGGCTTCTCGTGAAGACGGGGACGTTCCCCGATCGCGAGCGGTTCTCGGGCGACTTCGCGGGGCTGGCCGCGTCTCTCGCCGGGGAGCTGGCCGACCGGGGCGTCGTTCTCGTCGGAATCGACACGCCGTCCGTCGACCCGTGCGAGGACGAGACGTTCGAGGCCCATCGGGCGCTCGTGGGTGCCGGCATCGCCTGGCTCGAGGGGCTCGTTCTCGCACACGTCTCGCCGGGCCTTTACGACCTCGTCGCGCTGCCGCTCCGGATCGAGGGGGGCGACGGCTCCCCGGTGCGCGCGGTTCTCGTCGCGCCCTGA